A stretch of Onychomys torridus chromosome 2, mOncTor1.1, whole genome shotgun sequence DNA encodes these proteins:
- the Tmem35b gene encoding transmembrane protein 35B, which yields MALMLGALRLLLGVFFALTGAAKLLQVSAPVSQQMRALFEQFAEVFPLKLVGYQPDPRNYQTAVGWLEVLAGLLLVVGPPSLQVISNQFLILLMMGAIFNLVVLKESLRTYIPAVVCLGLLLLLDTCQFLARTKRVVRRRRGKRIPGAVWKSGN from the exons ATGGCGCTCATGCTCGGCGCCCTGCGCCTCCTGCTCGGCGTCTTCTTCGCGCTCACCGGGGCTGCTAAGCTCTTGCAGGTCTCGGCCCCCGTGTCACAACAGATG AGAGCCTTGTTCGAGCAGTTTGCTGAGGTGTTTCCATTGAAGTTGGTCGGCTACCAGCCAGATCCTAGAAACTACCAAACAGCTGTGGGCTGGCTGGAAGTGCTGGCTGGGTTGCTGCTGGTCGTGGGTCCACCTTCGCTCCAAGTGATCAGTAACCAGTTCTTGATCCTGCTCATGATGG GGGCCATCTTCAATTTGGTGGTTCTGAAAGAGTCACTGAGGACCTATATCCCAGCTGTTGTCTGTTTgggactgctgctgctgctggataCCTGCCAGTTCTTAGCTCGAACTAAGAGGGTGGTCAGACGCCGCCGTGGCAAGAGGATTCCTGGTGCGGTCTGGAAGTCTGGGAACTGA